The following proteins are co-located in the Apium graveolens cultivar Ventura chromosome 5, ASM990537v1, whole genome shotgun sequence genome:
- the LOC141661422 gene encoding AAA-ATPase At3g50940-like, producing the protein MDMHIHMSYCTPCGFRILANNYLDVKDHKLFGEIEDLIRTTEVTPAEVAEQLLKTDDPDVSLASLVSFLHTKRKDNEKAKNRAKEKKAAEEVAESVSQEDDDDKDDDNDDENDDNDNEDDDNDDEDDQKDDQN; encoded by the coding sequence ATGGATATGCACATTCACATGTCTTATTGTACTCCCTGTGGCTTCAGAATTCTAGCTAACAATTACCTTGACGTCAAAGATCACAAGCTTTTTGGAGAGATTGAGGATTTGATTCGAACTACTGAGGTGACTCCAGCTGAAGTAGCTGAACAGCTACTAAAGACCGATGATCCTGATGTCTCACTTGCTAGCCTAGTTAGTTTTCTTCACACAAAGAGAAAGGACAATGAAAAGGCCAAGAACAGGGCCAAGGAAAAGAAAGCAGCAGAAGAGGTGGCAGAATCAGTTTCACAGGAAGATGATGATGACAAGGACGATGACAACGATGATGAAAACGATGACAACGATAATGAAGACGATGACAATGACGATGAAGATGACCAAAAGGATGATCAGAATTAA
- the LOC141723532 gene encoding AAA-ATPase At3g50940-like produces the protein MSSTESKIETTKAIISTIGTIAATAMVARSIARDHVPPEIQDYFSLGLHKFFRRFSNQLTMVIDEYEGIESNEIYDAAVVYLGSKVSPSTRRLKVNKPEYESSISLAMERNEEVVDMFDGIQFTWTWVCERQQESNTYYNHHHMRSSRVEVRYFELTFHYKDKELAVNSYLPFILKEAIQKKQETRTLKIFTINVEDNYSLSDSWQSVGLDHPSTFETLAMDVELKETVMKDLERFVQRREKYRKIGKAWKRGYLLYGPPGTGKSSLIAAMANYLKFDIYDLELTDLKRNSELRKLLIATANRSILVVEDIDCSIELQERVSAAKEVQSADKEYDHDEASKVTLSGFLNYIDGLWSSCGDERIIIFTTNHKEKLDPALLRPGRMDMHIHMSYCTPCGFKLLANNYLDVKDHKLFPEIEELIRTTEVTPAEVAEQLLKSDEHDVSLASLICFLHTKKRENEEAKKATEEVAASVAEAVDDTQKGDQNQESEEIQEPQV, from the exons ATGTCTTCAACCGAATCCAAGATTGAAACAACCAAGGCAATCATATCCACCATCGGAACTATTGCTGCCACTGCTATGGTTGCACGTAGCATAGCCCGAGATCATGTGCCCCCTGAAATTCAAGATTACTTTTCTCTCGGCCTTCATAAGTTTTTTAGACGCTTTTCTAATCAACTTACTATGGTGATCGATGAGTACGAGGGAATCGAGAGCAATGAAATCTACGATGCTGCAGTGGTCTACCTAGGATCTAAAGTCTCTCCAAGCACGCGACGTCTAAAAGTTAATAAACCAGAATACGAAAGCAGCATCTCACTAGCCATGGAGCGTAATGAGGAGGTGGTAGATATGTTTGATGGAATTCAGTTTACGTGGACTTGGGTGTGCGAACGACAACAAGAATCAAATACTTACTACAATCATCACCATATGAGGTCATCTAGAGTGGAAGTCCGGTATTTCGAGCTCACTTTTCACTATAAAGACAAGGAACTAGCTGTTAATTCTTACTTGCCCTTCATCTTAAAAGAAGCCATACAGAAAAAACAAGAGACAAGAACTCTGAAGATTTTTACTATTAATGTGGAGGACAACTATTCATTGTCGGATTCTTGGCAATCAGTTGGTCTTGACCATCCATCAACTTTTGAGACACTTGCAATGGATGTTGAACTGAAGGAGACAGTGATGAAAGATTTGGAGAGGTTTGTGCAAAGGAGAGAAAAGTACAGGAAAATTGGAAAGGCATGGAAAAGAGGGTATCTGTTATATGGACCACCTGGGACCGGAAAATCTAGCCTAATTGCAGCAATGGCTAATTATTTGAAGTTTGATATTTACGATTTGGAGTTGACTGACCTGAAGCGTAACTCGGAGCTCAGAAAGCTGTTGATTGCAACAGCGAATAGGTCAATTTTGGTTGTGGAGGATATTGATTGTTCCATCGAGCTGCAAGAAAGGGTCAGTGCAGCTAAAGAAGTGCAGTCTGCAGACAAAGAATATGACCACGACGAAGCAAGCAAG GTTACGCTATCAGGTTTTCTGAATTATATAGATGGACTATGGTCAAGCTGTGGAGACGAAAGAATCATAATATTTACTACAAATCACAAAGAGAAGCTAGACCCTGCCCTGTTACGCCCTGGTCGAATGGATATGCACATTCACATGTCTTATTGCACTCCGTGTGGCTTCAAACTTTTGGCCAACAATTACCTGGATGTTAAAGATCATAAGCTTTTTCCAGAGATTGAGGAGCTGATACGAACTACAGAGGTGACTCCTGCTGAAGTAGCTGAACAGCTGCTAAAGAGTGATGAACATGATGTCTCACTTGCTAGCCTTATATGTTTTCTTCACACAAAGAAAAGGGAAAATGAAGAGGCCAAGAAAGCAACAGAGGAGGTGGCTGCATCAGTTGCAGAGGCAGTAGATGATACTCAAAAAGGTGATCAGAATCAAGAAAGTGAGGAAATTCAGGAACCGCAAGTTTAG
- the LOC141723534 gene encoding uncharacterized protein LOC141723534, with product MTTPDRTYAAAASSQISTVIDSNHPYYLHPSDNPGMLLTNVVLNEHNYSQWSRSMVIALSSKLKLGFVDGNYAKPALNNVVSAHWMRCNHMVISWILNSVATDIRNSIVYMNSAHLIWKDLEIRYSQSNLPKLFNLRKEIAQITQGSLTIASYYTKFKTLNDELESLSAKPRCTCALCTCGVNGKYDQYESTVQLTQFLMGLSEQFTSLRGQILLMKPVPSLSQCYYILLQEENQRNTQQSSYMTGNSLAMNVKNNYSGSQKKSDSTPIPTNRKSDSNMQCEFCDMQGHSKDTCFCFHGYPQWHRLFGKPKPKPRNSQNKANNVPQNVSQNTESISPDATAKCTGLTDDQYQHLLRMVQATMKSYDTSTSSSVNNVPFAGPYLDEGCRDW from the exons ATGACAACACCAGATCGTACATATGCTGCAGCTGCTAGTAGTCAGATTTCAACTGTAATTGATAGTAATCATCCTTACTACCTTCATCCCTCAGATAATCCAGGGATGCTTCTCACAAATGTGGTTCTGAATGAACATAACTACTCACAGTGGAGTCGATCAATGGTGATTGCGTTATCATCAAAGTTGAAGCTTGGATTTGTTGATGGAAATTATGCAAAGCCAGCTCTCAACAATGTTGTCTCTGCACATTGGATGCGCTGCAATCACATGGTAATTTCATGGATCTTGAACTCTGTAGCAACGGATATTCGTAACAGTATTGTGTACATGAATTCTGCTCATCTTATTTGGAAAGATCTTGAAATTCGCTATTCTCAAAGCAATTTACCTAAACTGTTTAACTTGCGTAAAGAAATTGCACAAATTACTCAAGGATCTCTTACAATAGCTTCATACTATACTAAATTCAAGACTCTTAATGATGAATTAGAGAGTCTTTCTGCTAAACCTAGATGCACTTGTGCACTGTGCACATGTGGTGTTAATGGAAAATATGATCAGTATGAGAGTACAGTGCAACTGACTCAGTTTCTTATGGGGTTAAGTGAACAATTCACATCTCTGCGAGGTCAGATCTTACTAATGAAACCAGTTCCTTCATTGAGTCAGTGTTATTATATCTTGCTTCAAGAGGAAAACCAGAGAAACACTCAGCAGTCTTCTTATATGACTGGTAACAGCTTAGCTATGAATGTGAAGAACAATTATTCAGGTTCTCAGAAGAAATCTGACTCTACACCTATTCCTACAAACAGAAAATCTGATTCTAATATGCAATGTGAGTTTTGTGATATGCAAGGACATAGCAAAGATACATGTTTCTGCTTTCATGGTTATCCACAGTGGCACAGGTTGTTTGGTAAACCAAAACCCAAGCCAAGAAACTCTCAGAATAAAGCTAACAATGTCCCTCAGAATGTTTCTCAGAACACAGAATCAATCTCTCCTGATGCTACAGCCAAATGCACTGGTCTTACTGATGATCAGTATCAGCACTTGCTCAGGATGGTTCAGGCTACAATGAAGAGTTATGATACTTCAACTTCTTCCTCAGTGAATAATGTGCCATTTGCAG GACCCTACTTGGATGAGGGCTGTAGAGATTGGTAA
- the LOC141723533 gene encoding AAA-ATPase At3g50940-like has product MSSTESKIETTKAIISTIGTIAATAMVARSIARDYVPPEVQDYFYLGLHKFFRRFSNQLTMVINEYEGIESNEIYDAAVVYLGSKVSPSTRRLKVTKPEHESSISLAMERNEEVLDTFNGIQFKWTWVCETLQQPNTYYNRNQMRSSRSEVRYFELTFHYKDQEWALNSYLPFVLKEAKEKKQEMKTLKIFTIDSEDSYSLSDSWQSVGLDHPATFETLAMDVELKESVMKDLERFVQRREKYRKIGKAWKRGYLLYGPPGTGKSSLIAAMANYLKFDIYDLELTDLKRNSELRKLLIATANRSILVVEDIDCNIELRERVSAAKEVQPADKESDHEEASKVTLSGFLNFIDGLWSSCGDERIIIFTTNHKEKLDPALLRPGRMDMHIHMSYCTPCGFRILANNYLDVKDHKLFGEIEDLIRTTEVTPAEVAEQLLKSDEPDVSLASLINFLHTKKKENEEAKAKKATEEVAVSVAVAEAVGDAQKGEQNEESEEFQKPQV; this is encoded by the exons ATGTCTTCAACCGAATCCAAGATTGAAACAACCAAGGCAATCATATCCACCATCGGAACTATTGCTGCCACTGCTATGGTGGCACGTAGCATAGCCCGAGATTATGTTCCCCCTGAAGTTCAAGATTACTTTTATCTTGGCCTCCATAAGTTTTTTAGACGCTTTTCCAATCAACTGACTATGGTGATCAACGAGTATGAGGGAATCGAAAGCAATGAAATCTACGATGCAGCGGTGGTCTATCTAGGATCCAAAGTCTCCCCCAGCACACGTCGTCTAAAAGTCACAAAACCGGAACATGAAAGCAGCATCTCACTTGCTATGGAGCGTAATGAGGAGGTGCTAGATACATTCAACGGCATTCAATTTAAGTGGACTTGGGTGTGCGAAACACTCCAACAACCCAATACATACTACAATCGTAACCAAATGAGGTCATCAAGATCAGAAGTCCGGTATTTTGAGCTCACTTTTCATTATAAGGACCAAGAATGGGCTCTTAATTCTTACTTGCCATTCGTCTTAAAAGAAGCCAAAGAAAAAAAACAAGAGATGAAAACTCTTAAGATTTTTACCATTGATTCGGAGGACAGCTATTCATTATCGGATTCCTGGCAATCAGTTGGGCTTGACCATCCAGCAACTTTTGAGACGCTTGCGATGGATGTAGAATTGAAGGAGAGTGTGATGAAAGATTTGGAGAGGTTTGTGCAGAGGAGAGAAAAGTATAGGAAAATTGGAAAGGCATGGAAAAGAGGTTATCTGTTATATGGGCCACCCGGGACAGGAAAATCTAGCCTAATTGCAGCAATGGCTAATTATTTGAAGTTTGATATTTACGATTTGGAGTTGACTGACCTGAAGCGTAACTCTGAGCTCAGAAAGCTGTTGATTGCAACAGCGAATAGGTCAATTTTGGTTGTGGAGGATATTGATTGCAACATTGAGTTGCGAGAGAGGGTAAGTGCAGCTAAAGAAGTGCAGCCTGCAGACAAAGAATCTGATCACGAAGAAGCAAGCAAG GTAACACTATCAggatttctgaattttatagatGGATTATGGTCGAGTTGTGGAGACGAAAGAATCATAATATTTACGACAAATCACAAAGAGAAGCTAGACCCTGCACTGTTACGCCCTGGTCGAATGGATATGCACATTCACATGTCTTATTGTACTCCCTGTGGCTTCAGAATTCTAGCTAACAATTACCTTGACGTCAAAGATCACAAGCTTTTTGGAGAGATTGAGGATTTGATTCGAACTACTGAGGTGACTCCAGCTGAAGTAGCTGAACAGCTGCTAAAGAGTGATGAACCTGATGTCTCACTTGCTAGCCTAATCAATTTTCTTCACACAAAGAAAAAGGAAAATGAAGAGGCCAAGGCCAAAAAAGCAACAGAGGAGGTGGCTGTATCAGTTGCAGTTGCAGAGGCAGTGGGAGATGCTCAAAAAGGTGAACAGAATGAAGAAAGTGAGGAATTTCAGAAACCACAAGTTTAG
- the LOC141723535 gene encoding AAA-ATPase At3g50940-like — protein sequence MSSTTESRIATTKTIISTIGTIAATAMVARSIARDYVPPEIQGYFYLGLHNFFRRFSNQLTMVINEYDGIESNEIYDAAVVYLGSKVSPNTRRLKVTKPEQENNISLTMERNEEMIDTFSGVQFKWTWVCEQLERPNTYYNRNQMRSFRAEVHYFELSFHKKHKQLALNSYLPFILKEAKDKKQEVKTLKIFTLYSEDRYSSSETWQSVSLDHPATFETLAMDVKLKETVMKDLERFLTRREKYRKVGKAWKRGYLLYGPPGTGKSSLIAAMANYLKFDIYDLELTDLKRNSELRKLLIATANRSILVVEDIDCNMKLQDRVTAAKEVHSEERQHYREEANRVTLSGFLNFIDGLWSSCGDERIIIFTTNHKEKLDPALLRPGRMDMHIHMSYCTPCGFKLLANNYLDVKDHKLFPEIEELIRTTEVTPAEVAEQLLKSDEHDVSLASLICFLHTKKRENEEAKKATEEVAASVTGEVVVSVTEAVEDTQKGDQNQGSEEDQKPQV from the exons ATGTCATCAACCACAGAATCCAGAATTGCAACAACTAAGACAATCATATCCACCATCGGAACTATTGCTGCCACTGCTATGGTGGCACGTAGCATAGCCCGAGATTACGTGCCCCCTGAAATCCAAGGGTACTTTTATCTTGGCCTCCATAACTTTTTTAGACGATTCTCCAATCAACTGACAATGGTGAtcaatgagtatgatgggattGAGAGCAATGAAATCTATGATGCTGCGGTGGTCTACCTAGGATCTAAAGTCTCTCCCAACACGCGTCGTCTTAAAGTTACTAAACCAGAACAAGAAAACAACATCTCACTCACCATGGAGCGTAATGAAGAGATGATTGATACATTCAGTGGTGTTCAATTCAAGTGGACTTGGGTGTGTGAACAACTGGAACGACCCAATACATACTACAATCGTAACCAAATGAGATCCTTTCGAGCTGAAGTCCATTATTTCGAGCTAAGTTTTCACAAAAAACACAAACAACTAGCTCTTAATTCATACTTGCCATTCATTTTAAAAGAAGCTAAAGACAAGAAACAGGAGGTCAAAACCCTAAAGATATTCACTCTCTATTCGGAAGACCGCTATTCGTCATCAGAAACCTGGCAATCAGTTAGTCTTGATCACCCTGCAACTTTCGAGACACTTGCAATGGATGTAAAACTCAAGGAAACAGTCATGAAAGATTTAGAGAGGTTTTTGACGCGGAGAGAGAAGTATAGGAAAGTTGGAAAGGCTTGGAAAAGAGGGTATTTGTTGTATGGACCTCCTGGGACTGGGAAATCTAGCTTGATTGCAGCAATggcaaattatttaaaatttgaCATATATGATTTGGAGTTGACAGATTTGAAACGTAACTCGGAGCTAAGGAAGCTGTTGATTGCAACAGCTAACCGGTCCATTTTGGTGGTGGAAGATATTGATTGCAATATGAAGTTGCAAGACAGGGTGACTGCAGCTAAAGAAGTACATTCTGAAGAACGACAACATTACCGTGAAGAAGCAAACAGG GTAACACTATCAGGTTTTCTGAATTTCATAGACGGATTATGGTCAAGTTGTGGAGACGAAAGGATAATAATATTTACGACAAATCACAAAGAGAAGCTGGACCCTGCATTGTTACGCCCTGGTCGAATGGATATGCACATTCACATGTCTTATTGCACTCCATGTGGCTTCAAACTTTTGGCCAACAATTACCTGGATGTTAAAGATCATAAGCTTTTTCCAGAGATTGAGGAGCTGATACGAACTACAGAGGTGACTCCTGCTGAAGTAGCTGAACAGCTGCTAAAGAGTGATGAACATGATGTCTCACTTGCTAGCCTTATATGTTTTCTTCACACAAAGAAAAGGGAAAATGAAGAGGCCAAGAAAGCAACAGAGGAGGTGGCTGCATCAGTTACAGGGGAGGTGGTTGTATCAGTTACAGAGGCAGTGGAAGATACTCAAAAAGGTGATCAGAATCAAGGCAGTGAGGAAGATCAGAAACCGCAAGTTTAG
- the LOC141659862 gene encoding glutathione S-transferase T2-like yields the protein MEDIHGNTGHWTWVEDKLLISAWLNVSIDSLVRTDQKAETFWDIIKQYCEEDNHGVIKRGVVAMRKRWQRINEGAQKFLSCYDEAQRMIGSDSNLDNIIEKANELHLAQYKKKTNFDNHCRELRRHPKWRTPATIASSKRTKLSSSGAYSSEGNNDTPTSDEFQPVRPKGTKAAKRKGRGRATTAEIEEYEAIQVNDLRKMNIMDTINEMKQKEIETRQRELETKQTEFDLQVILADTTKMNDVQRMIHAKMLEKIMAKN from the coding sequence ATGGAAGATATACATGGAAATACTGGTCACTGGACGTGGGTTGAAGATAAGCTCTTAATAAGTGCATGGTTGAATGTGTCAATTGATTCACTAGTCCGTACTGATCAAAAAGCCGAAACCTTTTGGGACATAATTAAGCAATATTGTGAAGAGGATAATCATGGCGTCATCAAAAGAGGAGTTGTGGCTATGAGAAAAAGGTGGCAACGAATAAATGAAGGTGCTCAGAAATTTTTGTCATGTTATGATGAGGCTCAACGAATGATTGGGAGTGATTCAAACTTGGATAACATAATTGAGAAAGCTAATGAACTCCATTTGGCCCAATACAAGAAAAAGACGAATTTTGATAATCATTGTCGTGAGCTTCGTAGACATCCCAAGTGGAGAACTCCTGCAACTATTGCAAGTTCTAAAAGAACTAAATTAAGTAGTTCTGGAGCTTACTCGTCAGAGGGGAATAACGATACACCAACATCTGATGAATTTCAACCGGTTCGTCCAAAAGGTACAAAAGCTGCTAAAAGGAAGGGAAGGGGGAGGGCAACAACTGCGGAAATTGAAGAATATGAAGCTATTCAAGTTAATGACTTGAGAAAAATGAACATAATGGATACAATAAATGAAATGAAGCAAAAAGAAATTGAGACTCGACAAAGAGAGCTTGAGACGAAGCAGACTGAGTTCGATTTACAAGTCATTTTGGCGGATACTACTAAAATGAATGATGTTCAACGGATGATTCATGCAAAAATGCTTGAGAAAATTATGGCAAAAAACTAG
- the LOC141661568 gene encoding AAA-ATPase At3g50940-like: protein MSSTLDSKIATSKAIISTIGAIAATSLVARSIVRDYVPPEIQDYFYFGLQKFFRRFSNQLTMVINEYDGIEKNEIYNASVVYLGSKVSPNMRRFKVTKPEQEMTISLTVERNEEVIDTFSGVQFKWTSVCQVLNQLDTYYNRKETRSSRSEFRYFELSFNQKHKELAVNSYLPFILKEAKEKKQEVKTLKIFTVASEYRYLINETWQSVSLDHPATFETLAMDVELKEMVMKDLERFVTRREKYRRVGKAWKRGYLLYGPPGTGKSSLIAAMANYLKFDIYDLELSDLKCNLELRKLLIATANRSILVVEDIDCNIKLQDRGSAMSSKDSSKVTLSGFLNFIDGLWSSCGDERIIIFTTNHKERLDPALLRPGRMDVHIHMSYCTPCGFRILANNYLDAKDHKLFGEIEDLIRTTEVTPAEVAEQLLKSDDPDVSLSSLISFLYTKRKDDEEAKNRAKEKKTTMAVESVAHDAEDEDDDDSDGDDYKKESNEEAKNAAKEKRTTIVAKSVAHVEEDEDDDDSDDDDYEEESNEEAKNTIKKKKATEVAELVAQDEEDGRLLTIL, encoded by the exons ATGTCTTCAACATTAGATTCAAAAATTGCAACCAGCAAGGCAATCATATCAACCATCGGAGCTATAGCTGCCACATCCTTGGTGGCACGTAGCATAGTCCGAGATTACGTACCTCCCGAAATTCAAGATTATTTTTATTTCGGCCTCCAAAAGTTCTTTAGACGCTTCTCTAATCAGCTCACAATGGTGATCAACGAGTATGACGGAATCGAAAAAAATGAAATCTACAATGCTTCGGTGGTGTATCTAGGATCCAAAGTCTCTCCCAACATGCGGCGTTTCAAAGTTACGAAACCTGAACAAGAAATGACCATCTCGCTCACTGTGGAGCGCAATGAAGAGGTAATAGATACTTTTAGCGGTGTTCAATTTAAATGGACTTCTGTGTGTCAAGTACTGAACCAATTGGATACATATTACAATCGCAAAGAAACGAGATCCTCTCGGTCTGAATTTCGGTATTTTGAGCTCAGTTTTAACCAAAAACACAAAGAACTAGCTGTTAATTCATACTTGCCATTCATTTTAAAAGAAGCAAAAGAGAAGAAACAGGAGGTCAAAACTCTGAAGATATTCACTGTTGCTTCTGAATACCGCTATTTGATTAACGAAACCTGGCAGTCAGTTAGTCTTGATCACCCAGCAACTTTCGAGACGCTTGCAATGGATGTGGAGCTGAAGGAAATGGTGATGAAAGATTTGGAGAGGTTTGTGACACGGAGAGAAAAGTATAGGAGAGTAGGAAAGGCTTGGAAAAGAGGGTATCTGTTGTATGGACCTCCTGGGACGGGGAAGTCTAGTTTGATCGCGGCAATGGCTAATTATTTGAAGTTTGATATTTACGACTTGGAGTTGAGTGATTTGAAGTGTAACTTGGAGCTCAGGAAGCTGCTGATTGCAACCGCGAATCGGTCCATTTTGGTGGTGGAGGATATTGATTGCAATATCAAGTTGCAAGACAGGGGGAGTGCAATGTCTTCTAAGGATTCAAGCAAG GTAACACTATCAGGTTTTCTGAATTTCATAGATGGATTATGGTCAAGTTGTGGAGACGAAAGAATCATAATATTTACTACAAATCACAAAGAGAGGCTTGACCCGGCATTGTTACGTCCTGGCCGGATGGATGTGCACATTCACATGTCTTATTGCACTCCATGTGGCTTCAGAATTCTAGCCAACAATTACCTTGACGCCAAAGATCACAAGCTTTTCGGAGAGATTGAGGATTTGATACGAACTACAGAGGTCACTCCAGCTGAAGTAGCTGAACAGCTACTAAAGAGCGATGATCCTGATGTCTCACTTTCTAGCCTTATTAGTTTTCTTTACACAAAGAGAAAGGACGATGAAGAGGCCAAGAACAGGgccaaagaaaagaaaacaacTATGGCGGTTGAATCAGTTGCACATGATGCagaagatgaagatgatgatgacaGTGACGGTGATGACTACAAAAAAGAAAGCAACGAGGAGGCCAAGAACGCGGCCAAGGAAAAGAGAACAACTATTGTGGCTAAATCAGTTGCACATgttgaagaagatgaagatgatgatgacagtgatgatgacgACTACGAAGAAGAAAGCAATGAGGAGGCCAAGAACACGATCAAGAAAAAGAAAGCAACAGAGGTGGCTGAATTAGTTGCACAGGATGAAGAAGATGGTAGATTATTAACAATCCTTTAA
- the LOC141659864 gene encoding glutathione S-transferase T3-like, with protein MNPSAYDCEEVEDIREVIGQWKWNEDKLLISAWLNLSIDPMIGTDQKGETFWERIREYCEESIPGLIKRGAIAMKKRWQRINEGAQRFGSCSEQDERKIGSDMDNITQLAHELHVAKYQKKCNFDKHWSELRRQPKWRTPSTNSEGMKRTKLSD; from the coding sequence ATGAATCCAAGTGCATATGATTGTGAAGAAGTCGAAGATATACGAGAAGTTATTGGTCAATGGAAATGGAATGAAGATAAACTCCTAATAAGTGCATGGTTGAATCTGTCAATTGATCCAATGATCGGTACCGATCAAAAAGGCGAAACATTTTGGGAGCGTATTCGTGAATATTGCGAAGAAAGTATTCCCGGTCTCATCAAGCGAGGAGCCATTGCTATGAAAAAAAGGTGGCAACGAATAAATGAAGGGGCTCAACGATTTGGATCATGTTCTGAACAAGACGAGCGAAAAATAGGTTCCGATATGGATAACATAACTCAGTTAGCACATGAGCTCCATGTAGCCAAATACCAAAAGAAATGCAATTTCGACAAACATTGGAGCGAGCTTCGTAGGCAACCCAAGTGGAGAACTCCTTCAACAAATAGCGAAGGCATGAAGAGAACTAAATTAAGTGATTAG